A single Rattus norvegicus strain BN/NHsdMcwi chromosome 5, GRCr8, whole genome shotgun sequence DNA region contains:
- the Gpr3 gene encoding G-protein coupled receptor 3 has protein sequence MMWGAGRSMAWFSAGSGSVNVSIDPAEEPTGPATLLPSPRAWDVVLCISGTLVSCENALVVAIIVGTPAFRAPMFLLVGSLAVADLLAGLGLVLHFAADFCIGSPEMSLVLVGVLATAFTASIGSLLAITVDRYLSLYNALTYYSETTVTRTYVMLALVWVGALGLGLVPVLAWNCRDGLTTCGVVYPLSKNHLVVLAIVFFMVFGIMLQLYAQICRIVCRHAQQIALQRHLLPASHYVATRKGIATLAVVLGAFAACWLPFTVYCLLGDANSPPLYTYLTLLPATYNSMINPVIYAFRNQDVQKVLWAICCCCSTSKIPFRSRSPSDV, from the coding sequence ATGATGTGGGGTGCAGGAAGATCCATGGCCTGGTTCTCAGCCGGCTCAGGCAGTGTGAATGTGAGCATAGACCCAGCAGAGGAACCTACAGGCCCAGCTACACTGCTGCCCTCTCCCAGGGCCTGGGATGTGGTGCTGTGCATCTCAGGCACCCTGGTGTCCTGCGAGAATGCTCTGGTGGTGGCCATCATTGTGGGCACGCCTGCCTTCCGCGCCCCCATGTTCCTGCTGGTGGGCAGCTTGGCCGTAGCAGACCTGCTGGCAGGCCTGGGCCTGGTCCTGCACTTCGCTGCTGACTTCTGTATTGGCTCACCAGAGATGAGCTTGGTGCTGGTTGGCGTGCTAGCAACGGCCTTTACTGCCAGCATCGGCAGCCTGCTGGCCATCACCGTTGACCGCTACCTTTCCCTGTACAACGCCCTCACCTACTACTCAGAGACAACAGTAACTCGAACCTACGTGATGCTGGCCTTGGTGTGGGTGGGTGCCCTGGGCCTGGGGCTGGTTCCCGTGCTGGCCTGGAACTGCCGGGATGGCCTGACCACGTGCGGCGTAGTCTATCCACTCTCCAAGAACCATCTGGTGGTTCTGGCCATCGTCTTCTTCATGGTGTTTGGCATCATGCTACAGCTCTATGCCCAGATCTGCCGCATTGTTTGCCGCCACGCCCAGCAGATCGCCCTCCAACGACACCTGCTGCCTGCCTCCCACTACGTGGCCACCCGCAAGGGCATCGCCACATTGGCCGTGGTGCTTGGCGCCTTTGCCGCCTGTTGGTTGCCCTTCACTGTCTACTGCCTCCTGGGAGACGCCAACTCTCCTCCTCTCTACACCTACCTTACCCTGCTCCCTGCCACTTACAACTCCATGATCAACCCGGTCATTTACGCCTTCCGCAACCAAGACGTGCAGAAGGTGCTGTGGGccatctgctgctgctgttctacTTCCAAGATCCCATTCCGGTCCCGGTCCCCTAGTGATGTCTAG